A window from Enterococcus mediterraneensis encodes these proteins:
- a CDS encoding ECF transporter S component translates to MFKTKEMTQIALMVALTVVLSIMFIIPVPATKGFVTLCEVGIYTSGLLFGPMGGLMVGALSGGLIDIISGYPEWALFSILIHGIQGLILGYLYQKMPNSRGMAIGLALGSIFMVVGYGFATAFLYSWPAGIASIPSNIVQNLFGIAVTIPLYQALHKIVHRLQYK, encoded by the coding sequence AATCGCATTGATGGTCGCTTTGACCGTGGTATTGTCCATCATGTTTATTATTCCAGTCCCGGCTACAAAAGGTTTTGTGACTTTATGTGAAGTTGGGATCTATACTTCCGGATTGCTGTTTGGACCGATGGGCGGCTTGATGGTAGGAGCATTGAGCGGCGGCTTGATCGACATCATCTCGGGATATCCGGAATGGGCGTTGTTTTCGATTTTGATCCACGGTATTCAAGGATTGATTTTAGGCTATCTTTATCAAAAGATGCCTAATTCCCGGGGGATGGCGATTGGACTTGCTTTAGGCAGTATTTTTATGGTGGTGGGCTACGGGTTTGCTACGGCATTCCTATATAGTTGGCCGGCTGGGATCGCTTCAATACCCAGCAATATCGTCCAAAACTTGTTTGGCATCGCAGTAACGATCCCTTTATATCAAGCGTTGCACAAGATCGTACACCGCCTGCAGTACAAATAG